Proteins encoded together in one Onychomys torridus chromosome 1, mOncTor1.1, whole genome shotgun sequence window:
- the LOC118591467 gene encoding vomeronasal type-1 receptor 4-like, with translation MSMSSQSKALKTTEELALQTLLLFHVGTRTLANILLFVHNFSPIFTGSQLRPTQVIVSNLAMANAFLPLINAFPYKMMVFVPRSPPTNLQCKIEFFIHVVTRSTNMCSTCALNIHQFVTLVPGHWGRLMLQGRTPDVLSYSCYSCWLLSVLYNVYIPMKVSGTQNTGNVTNNNSKWVCSTSGFSVVMAILHFVHDATFIIIMAWTSVSMVLLLHRHNQRTQHMLTPNQNQRGHAETRAAQTVLMLVVTFVGLYLLNFICIIFHTFLMDYRVWLRHVNEVLTAAFLTVSLPVDL, from the coding sequence ATGTCCATGTCCTCTCAGAGTAAAGCCCTAAAAACCACTGAGGAATTGGCTCTCCAGACACTCCTACTTTTTCACGTTGGGACTAGGACTCTGGCCAACATTCTTCTGTTTGTGCACAATTTCTCTCCCATATTTACTGGTTCTCAACTGAGGCCCACTCAGGTCATTGTCAGCAACTTGGCTATGGCCAATGCCTTCCTTCCCCTCATCAATGCATTTCCATATAAGATGATGGTTTTTGTTCCCAGGAGTCCTCCAACTAACCTGCAATGCAAAATAGAGTTCTTCATTCATGTGGTGACTCGAAGCACAAACATGTGCTCCACCTGTGCTTTGAACATCCATCAGTTTGTCACTCTTGTTCCTGGTCACTGGGGTCGGCTGATGCTCCAAGGAAGAACCCCTGATGTCCTGAGTTATTCTTGTTACAGTTGTTGGTTGTTGAGTGTCTTATATAATGTCTACATTCCAATGAAAGTCAGTGGTACACAGAACACAGGCAATGTCACCAACAATAACAGCAAGTGGGTCTGCTCTACATCTGGATTCAGTGTAGTCATGGCTATCTTGCATTTTGTCCATGATGCCACATTTATCATCATCATGGCCTGGACCAGTGTCTCCATGGTGCTTCTCCTCCATAGACATAACCAGCGAACACAGCACATGCTCACTCCCAATCAGAACCAGAGAGGCCATGCTGAGACCAGAGCAGCCCAAACTGTCCTGATGCTGGTGGTCACATTTGTTGGCTTGTACctcctaaattttatttgtataatctTTCACACTTTTTTAATGGACTATCGTGTCTGGTTGAGGCATGTAAATGAAGTTTTGACTGCAGCCTTCCTCACTGTGTCCCTTCCTGTTGATCTTTAG